The genomic region TTGCACCTGAAAACATAAAATCCATTTTCCTTAACCAATGCTCTTATAATAGGGTATTAGATTCTTAATCTATAGATATATTTGCTCAAGGTTTGTATACTGAACAATTAATTGCTAATGGTAAGGGAAAAGGTATATCTCTTACGCTTCTCTATGGTTTGCCTCACTTGCATCACAGAGCTCAGCACAAACATCTGCCATTTGAGAGCCACCTACACTGTAAACATCAAATTTCATTTGTTATTCATGATCAATAAACCATTTGTTGGTGATGTTCTATAGATGATATAAACCATTGATAATGAAAAGAATGAATAGACTACTGCATCAAAAAAAAAAAAATCAAATTAGGTAAAAGGGTGCAAAGACTACCACATGCTACTTCCCTTCAGCTTATCTGCAAGATAATTCACCCTCTGATAGTTCACTGCAAGCTCACTTCTAAAATTAATAAAAGCAACCAAAATCAGTTTCAACTTTCAACATGTTGATTAATATTAGGTACCTGAACCATTAATAATGGAGAAACTAAAATAAATTACAGTGTTTCGGTGAGCTCTGCTATCGTATCTTCTGCTCCACAAAGGTATGTAGTTATGGTGTTCTTAACAAACTGCGGACTTTTTTCATCTTGTAATCCTTTCACTTGATCAAAGTAGTCATCCAGAATGCCCTGCCATAGAGAAAAATTAACGTTTCGAACTTTCGATTAATGAGCTTTGTAATGAAAAACGATAACACATGTATATGTAGAGGGCTACTTAGCTCACCTTCTTTTGCAAGGAGCTGATGAGTTCATTGAGCTTCTGGTTGAGATCCTCTCCAGCCATTGTCTTCTTGAGGTTGCAAGAGAAAAGTTATCGAAATGACAAAAGAGATCGATGAGATTAGTTACTGTATTTAATCAAATGGAGTAGTGTCTGGGAAATAATCAAACTGATCTCTTTGGATTTTATATACAGTGTGTCTGTTGTTTTTATGCATAGGAATGATAGGATATAGATGCGTCAAATTAGTATGAGTGCCAAGTAGCATGAACTTTGCATGTCTCAGGTTTTTCACAACTTGATTATGAGTGTTTGGATTTGCATGCAATGTTTGACTCATGTTTCATACCAATTGTGGGGTTCAATGAAAACTTTGCCTGGATTCTAATTCTGATTGTACCCCAATATATATGATCCCCCTATCTCCATCCATGTACTGCTACATATGTTGATCAATGATCTATTTCAGTTTTTTTCTTCTTCTAGCTCCTCACTTGTTAGTTTTTTTTTTTTTTTGTTTGAGGACTTAGAAGTAAAGAGTTTGGCTTAATTGAATAAACCCTAAGGGATTACAAAGAAAGAGAACAACTTAGTTATTCAAAATACAGATAAATCATGAGATGGATCACATATGTTTTGTCTTTGATTGGTACTTACAAATTTGTTAAAGACAAGTCTATAACGACCTACCCGAGTTCAAACGTAACTTTTGCTGTCCGTGACGAAAACTAGCTAGTTGTTCATAAGCTTTTCGAGCTGAGCATACAAGCTGCCAGAGTTTGATCTGCTTGTTTCTCTTTACAAGTTGATTGTGAAAGAGACGAGCCAATTAGCTCATTTAGTAGTGCCCTCATTACAATCTACATATATCTTCTATAATGGACAGATTCATTTCGTTAAGCTCATTTAGACAGATTCATCGTCTAAATGCACGCACATCATTAATTCTCTCATCGTCTAGATCCAAAAACGAAATGACCCCTCCCTCCGACTTCACCAGCGCCTTTTGATCTACATCGATAGAGCTGAAGATCGATGGGTTTATTTCTTGTAGATTCAAGCTTGGCTCGAGAAAAGTAAGAGCTGAGTACTTGACAATTGACATATCATACGGACCTAGAGCTGCTCCCAGTAAGCCATTACAAACTTAATCGAGCTATATGGTTTGGATTTACTACCATATCGATTGATATGTGCTTCCTCAGCTTCGAACAGAAAAACACCTGTAGCTAGGTGGCTTGTTGTATTGAAAAAGATACTAGTGTTGGAGCAATTTTCTCTCTCTGATATATTGAATGCATATAAGAATTTACAAGGAGAAGAAAATATATAGAGAACTTGAATCTAACTACCTACTGACTTTCTATCTAACAAGTATGGATTAACCATGCCTAACAGACATGAACAATCACTACTACAGTAATTGAAGACAAACACCATGCTGCTGTTCCATACTGCCCCATACTTCAACTACACCACTACACCACTACACCATGACATCACTACACCATGCTGCAACTAAATACTGACTAAATACTGTTTCAATATGTTGAATCTCCGGACTGATTTATAGCGTGTATCTGCTTCCTCTTTCAGCTCATCGGCAATGTTAATGATTCATATCCCTTTGTTCTTTCTTCTGCTTCTCATCCATATCACCCAACTGATTTTTTCCCTTCTTCTTTTCTTCTTTCTGCTCAGGCATATCGAGTTTTGCTTCCACATAGATTGGTGTAACCTTTCCTTCCTCATCGGCTGCACCAGCCTTCCCTTCCTCATCGGCTGCACCGGCCTTTCCTTCCTCACCGGCTGCCTCACCCTGCTCTACTCTCTCAGCCGCTGCTTCAACGACAAAATCCTCACCGGCTGCATCAACCTCTTCTTCCTCATCGTCTAAGTCAACAACTTCTGCCCCAGCCTCAGCATTAACCCTCAACAGGTAGAATATTACTGGAATAAAAATTACCAAATTTGTTGCAGTCAATGCAGCCAAGGTCCAGTAGTAATTATCCAAACGACTATTGTTTACCGTTTCTTGAAACCAAGTAGGTTTTATCTCTTCCACTACATAGACTATCACCACACTGCCTATATTTCCCACTCCTTCAAGAGCATCAACAAAGAAATCTATGTATACACGCTTCAGTTTTTGTTTTTCCCTTTCGGGATCAATGTTCTCCTCATCATCATCCTTTTTTGTACTCTTTGATTCTTGTTTTTCCTGACTGCCGTCGTCCTCATCATTCTTTTTAGGCTTGAATACTTTTGCTTCATCCATGGGGGACTTGGATTTTTCCTTTGCTTGCATATCAACATCTTTTAATAACTTCGGCCACCGAAGGACCACATCAGTGTAGAAAAGAGCAATGCTCTTCTCAGAAAGCCCACAAACGCCTCCAACCAGAAGAAACTGTGGAAGCAACCAAAACATGGTCATGGGAACTGGTTCATCAGGCTTGTCAAGTAAACCATGTCTCTTAACCACTCCCAACCTTCTGTTTTCCACTAACGCAGCTGTGATACAACATACAATCGCCAATGCCATCGATAACGAAATCCCAATTCTGGGAGTAATAATCTTAGCACAACAATTTGATTGGCTAAACAATGATCTGACCAAGCTTCGGGGCATTGTAAGGAAAAGAACAGAAACCTTTAACGATCCAACCCTGTGATTCATCTTGCTTGCTTGTTCAGTGAAATATGTATTTCCGAGTGACGATACGACACCGATTGGAATCAGGAAGATACATATAGGACTCACCCGCAATATGCTTATGATTTCTTCCCTGATGAAAAGGTTCCTTTGTGCTTTGAGTGGACGTATAGTACTTGTCAATAGTGTAATTGTTGCAAGCAAGGTAAATGTAGCAGGCAAACCAAACCTAAGTGACCAAGGTTTTATATAAGCAGTTGCCCCAAGTACTAGGGCAGAGATCAGAATTTGAAATGAAATCAACCTAAATTTCTTAGGGCACACTGAGAGAGCAAAGAACTTCATCTTTTTGGCGCCTTGTAATAGTGGCTTGAACAACTGCTCTTTCCTGAATGCATCAACCATAAAGCGACTAGAGGCTCCCAGAGCTATTAGAGGCAAAGCTGTGTAAAAGAGAATCTTTTGCACTTTGCCAATGCACTCGGCCTCATATGCACTGCAAGTGCCTGTTGCCCTATAAAGAACTGGTGGTGTTGACATGGTCAAGAGGAGAAAACCCTGCACCCATTAAACCAAAATCATGTACGTACGTAAATTGTTATCATATTTGTTGGTACTGTTCAGATTATTGTTGGGTTAATTAGAGTGTATTTTTCAAGCCGGACAATTTAAGAAAGCTAGCTAGCGGCAAATCCTTGTTCAAATAGCTAAGATAGAAAGCTAACCAAACAAAAGTGTCCTCCCTATCTCTCTCCTAGTAGATGGGGAAGTTGCAGTTCCTACGTACTATTCCTTCAATTCAATATGGTAATCCAAAAACCAATCAAAGTCTCATTCTTATACGTATTCGATCGACTGGCCATTGAAATTAAAGATGCAATGAGGAAGAAGTAATTGCTTTCTAATTAGTAATCATCTAATTAATAAAATTAGAAATTAGTGATTGCTTTCTTGCATCTCTTTCTTCACAGTCGGAAAGGGGAAAAAATTGCATGGTCTCTAGGTGCAAATTAGAGGGTAATACAACATAGTTTGCTCCATGTATAAGAATTTGCATATAGACAACGTACATTGTCATCTTTGACGACTTTGCGACAGGATAGAGAGAAATTAACTTACCATGGTGTAAGCACAACCGCAGAGTATGATCAACCTATAGCTACCGATTACATTATCAACAAGCACAAGCATTCCCATAGGCATTACAGCCACTGCGCCGGCATACACATTGACGACGGCAGCAGCATCTGTGAGATTGAACTTCCATACACTATTCAAGTATGTAATCATTATGCTCATTGCATATCCAGTCAGTAAATTCGTCATCTGCAGAACTACAATTCAAGAGTGATCGTTCCATGAATTCAGATCAATCCCCACAATATATTATACAATTAGAGAAAAATTAAGAAACAAGAAAAACATAAGTAGAACCTGATGAGGATCATATTACCAGCGATTTTGACCCAAACCATCGTCTGAATCATTCGAGTATTAAACGATGCCATTTCCGGGTGTGCTAGCCAGCTAGCTAGTGTTGAGGGGATTAGGGGAAGGTAATTGGTTGGGGGGAAGAGAGATGATATTTGCTAGCTTCAATCTTTCTCGTTATAGAAAGTAAGATTGATTAGTATGTATAGTGAAGAAGTACTAGTTCAGGGTTTCTAGCTGTTGAAGGAAACTTCCATCTATGGAAAACCTTTTCAATAATAATATTCCTACGTACATAGTTCATTGATAGCAACTTCAAGGAAAGAATAAATAAAGAAGATGATATTTGCTACGAACAATATCAATAAGGGTCAGAAAAGAAACAACAGTATGAGAGAAGCTAAGGAAGAAGGTCATATTGTATATATTCTCCATATATAAATTATATACTGGAAAGAACTAGCTTCACTTTATATTCTTTTTTGTTTATAATTTTGAAACTGACTTGGCTGTTTTACTTTCACCTTTAACATTCCCTCAACATCTAGATGAGATGGGAGACCAAGCTGGAACTTTTTTTATAATCCCTACTCCATCATCCTCTGCTCTTTGATGGGGTTCATCTTCCAAATGCGCAACTATTGCATTACCACCCCACCAAATATACACAACAATACCAAATTGGAGGTTGGAACAATGTACGTAATATGAAAAATTATAATTGAAGAAACAAATTTTCATTAATTTGCGATTGGTTGTCAGTTCTACTAGGCCTCGTCTACTTTGCTAAGATAAGTAAGAAGTTATCATCTCCGTAAACAAGTTTTGACTTGCTAGCTTCATCATCTTGTAACCCAAATCACAGTAGTCATCGTAATGCTCTATCTGTCAGATACGAAGAGGCCGGCGGGCTAATTTGTGGTGATCTATTAGCTTGTTGTAATTAGTTCAATTACGTATATATGTGGATGGTTTGTATTAGGGTTGCATATATACGTACTTTGCCTTAATATTCTAATATACAGCTAGGTTGGTTAATTATCTGACCTTGTCTTGGAATTCAAGGAGCGGATGAGCGAGCGAGGTTCATTGAGCTCTTCGTTGAGATGCTTTCCGGCCATTATATATCTTCTTCAATCTGCAGTCAGTGAGAGTGAGAGAGATGAAAGGGAAGATCGAAATGCCAAAATTTATAGAAGGGATTAATTGATTGCTAGCTAGAGATCGATGAATGGAGTATTATGCGTCAGTGTTAATTTTCATGCTATGTATAAGTGTGTGTAGAAATTAATTGTATGAGATTGTTTAGTAAAATAGGGAGAAAGAGTGAGAAATTTATATTCACACCGATATCTTCATGTAATCTTGAATTTTATTATATAAAGTTTTACCTTCTACAAAAAAAAAAAAAAAAACGTAGCTAGCAGTGGGCTCAGTTCCACGCCAGATTTCATGTATATTGTAAATGTTATAATTTTGCGCGGGGATGGGAGAAGGTTTGTGAATTATTGATTGTCTTAAAACTTAAAATTGTTTTAGGTAATGCTTTTTTTTCGGCCTCATATTCGGGTAAATTGTTATGTATGATTTTGCTAGTTATTATTAGGGTAAGATGTGCGAGTCAATTTGCATTTTCCAAAAAAAAAAAAAAATGAAATAGTGGGTAGTTATTTTTTTCTTTTATGGCTAATCCGAGCTTTATCCTCAACTGTTAAATATCTTGTGTTTATTTATATTTAAATGTTATGGGCAAAATCAAGAATATAATTTTTTTTGTGAAGCTTTGACACCAAAACTTGGTTTCCCATTATAAGAGTGGAGATTTGTTATTCATAAAATATAGATATTATTAACNNNNNNNNNNNNNNNNNNNNAAATATAGATATTATTAACTAGACTTTTTTTTGTTTTATTCAACACATCCCATCTATTTTTCTTATCCATATATTTTAATTTTATTTACAAACTTGTCATGATTAGTTCTCATCATAGATCGAGTGTTTTTTTTTTTAAGGGTTAAAAGAGATAAATCCATTGATTAAAGATCATGACCCAAAATGTCAAACATGAACAGTCCGAAGATCATACAAGTAGCATAGCAAATCTAAATCAAACTATTCTATGAAATTGAAATAATAACCTCAAAACTATATAAAAAAAAGTGGATATTACTCACTAAACAAGCAAAATAACCTTTCAAAACCCTAGAAACCACTCTACTCTCATAGATCGAGTGTATTAATAACAAAAAATAGTGTGTTAATAACATCACTCGTAACTTTCAAAAAAAAAAAAAGGTAAAAAGAAAAATCATTCAATATGTAACATTTATTCCTTAACAACTAATCAACCGACACGAGCATAAGAATACCAACTCCTTGATCAAGGAGGAACTATGACGGTCTTCTTATAATAGTAGGATTAGATTTTCCCTGCCATACGGTGTTACGGTTTATTTGTATATTGTGGTTTCCAATAAATGATAGGATTTGTTTAGAGTGCTATATATAGGGGGGTTCTAGCAGTACAAAACTACAAACAGAAAAACAAGAGAGCTTGATCTTAACAAAACCGATCGAGTAGAAAGACTGATCTTTATAAATTAGGTTTAGGGTTTTGTAATCCCCTCGATCTCTATCTCTCTCATGGCGAAAGTAAAAGTTGCAGGGGCGTGGGTGGGCGTGCTTGAAGTCGAATTGGACAAATGGAACGTATCCATGCTGAGACAAGAGGTTGCAAAGAGATCGAACAGCGATCCAAACTTGATCAATCTGATCTGCGCAGGCAGAGTGTTGAAGGATGGAGATGGGAGTGAGAATCTGACCCAAGTAGGTATGAAGAGCAACTCCAAGGTTCTTGCTAGTAGGGTTTCTGCTCAGGAGGGCAAGTCTTTGGGTGAGGAGCTGATGGCTGAAAGCGAACGCTCTCGGAGATTGGCTCGGATCAAGGCAGCAGCGACTGCAATGGCCAAGAGACATGCAGATGGTTCTTTGCCAGTTGAAAACTTCAATATAGAACTTGAAGATCAAAGCGGGAAGAAAGTAAAGATGGGAACGGAGACTGATCAGCAGGCAATCATGATGGGTCTGATGCTTCATACAGATGCAAAGAAACTGATTAAAGAACAGAATTACAAAGATGCATTGGAGGTGTTGAGCATGGGAGAGGAGGCTTTCTCTCTTTGTGACCCCAGTGTTATTGAGCTGGTGGACAATCCTTCTATACTGCAAATCGACATGGTTTGGTGTTATTTCATGCTCAAAGACATCAATTGCCTCTCGGTTGCGGGCCTTCGGCTTGAGAAGGCTAGAGAAGGACTCGAACGAGCTTATGGGAAGAATGCTTCTCGTATGAGACTGCTTCAGGCTGGTAGGTATCCGGAGCGTGCACTACATTTGAGACTGGAGCTACTTGAAGGGGTAGTGGCTTATCATAGTGGTCAGGTTGATTTATCTAGGAAGGTGCTGATTTCTGCCCAAGAAAAGTTTAGGCTACTACAAGTGTCGGATGAATCTCTTTCACTTGTGATGAGCATGGGGTTTAAAGAACTAGATGCAAAGAGGGCATTGCGGATGAGCAATCAAGATGTTTCTAGTGCTGTTGATTTTCTGGTTGAGCAAAAGGCAAAGAGAGACCAACAACGCGAAGATGATATCCGACGGGAACAGGAAATTATGGAGCAAAGGACGTATGGTGTGACACCCTTGAAGAAAGCTGTGGATCTGGAGAGATTGAATGAGTTGGTCTCCACTGGGTTCGAAAAGGAGCTTGCTGCTGAAGCGCTTAGAAGAAATGAGAATGACAGTGAGAAGGCATTACTTGATTTGACAAATCCAGAAGCTAATTCTACCATACAGGAACAACTTGCATCAAGGAAAAGGAAACGTCAGCGCCGAGCAGTAGATGCTTCAGTTGAAGCACTTGTAGGCATGGGATTTGAAAGATCATTAGTGAATGAAGCTTTGCAGGCTGGAGGGACAATGGAGGAAGTAATCCGTTCATTACTCTCAGGACAAGCATTGAATCCGACAAATGGTGTTACCCAATCTGAAGCAATCTCCACAGCTTCTGCTGACAACAATGGCCAAACTGATGCTGCTAGTGACATTGCGAATTCTCTTACTTCAATGCTTGAGAATCAAAATGGTCAAGCCGGAGGTTCTAGACATGCATCAGAGCCTGGAGGTTCTAGTCGTGCATCAGAGCGTGATTCAGAAATGGAGAATGAACTTGCTGAAGAACTAGCACAACAAGACGCTCTCTCTGACTATGACCTTGAAGTTACCAAAGAAGGTGAAGCCATAGGCGAGTACTTGGCTCTTCTGGATTCAGCACAGTGAAATATCAACTTAATTTTCCAGATGATCAATGTCATTTAGTTATAGCAGCACTGGTTTTTCTTAAGCTCGGTTTTTCCTTTTTCCTTCAATTTTCATTTTCATGAGCATTGGTGTAAGACAGCAAAAGTCGGAATCATTTATGATATTCATGCGAATGAAGATGTTTTTTTTTTTTTTATGTAAATCAGGTTCTTAGTTTCTAAAATTGTATGGATATTATTTTTTTCTCCATTGGTCTTGCAGTCTTGGTACTGATGGTTTGCCGCCTTTTCTGTAGTCTTTCTTCCATTATTGTAACTTGTAAGAGATGGAGATGAAGAAAATAGATCAAATAAGACCACAATCTTTCGAAAGCTCGCTAAACTGTGTGTCCTGCAAGCAGAACTTTGTGTAGGACACAATAACAAGATAGTGTAGCATTTAGAGCAATCTTAGAGCAGCAGAACATAATATAGTCTCCATGCAAACAAGCATTTTAGAGCTATTTCCTGCATACAGAACATGTATTCTAAACAGCAGTAAAATTTATACGCCAACACTCGAATATTGTAATATTGTAATATACACCTGAAATATTGTAAGCTAAACAATGCCATCAAATGCTTCAACTTGCATAGGTTTTTGTCCCCGGGTCTAAGAGTAAAGAGAACTAGATATGTTAAGTCTTGTAACGAGTAACATACCTGCTAACTATATGTCAAGTTCCAGACTTAAAGAAAACTATTTAAAGCTCACTTTTGGGCATCAAACCTCTGATCAAACCCAGGATCTCACCTCGCATTGCAGCAATAGCCGATGGAGTGACTTGTTCCTTCACAGCAGAGAACCACATATTATGTCCATCTTTGTCTTTACTTCCATACCAGCTGCATATTATCCTTGCAATGGCCAACACATACATGCCACAATCATAACCATTTACTTGGTGCGGTGAATCAGTACACTCTTTATACACGGGATCAGTCGCTGAACTGGAAACACTCATAAATTTCTTAACAGCATTGTAAAGTCGTTTGGCAGGACGTTTACTCAACCCCCCTCGACTGCTATCATGATGATAAAAGGTGTTCATGCTTCTCTCAAATGCAAGTAGGCTCCAATGAGATCCACCTTCAGCTTCACTCACATCATCATTGTCATTGACAGGAAAGATTACCACTTTCTTATCGGGCAAATGAAGAGGGTCTAGGAAGTCTTTCAGGCTCTCAGCTGGGCAATTCATCATCCAAAATGTAATTGAAGGTGGAATGAGTAGAATCTCCTCGGAGCATGATGAAAGATGACTGAAATAGAACTCGATGATTCGATCATTGAGAAAATATGGGCCACTGAGGATATCCAAGTCTGATCGTCTTAGTACCACATCATTGTAGCTGAGAATCTTTTCATCAGGATTACTTTTGGCCATTTGGTAGATACTGTTGATGCAGTCCTGATCAACAAAAGTGAAAACCCTGTATTAGGCCACCATCATTTCAAAGAAAGGATCTTATAATTGAAGAACATAATACTAAACTAATATAAGGAATGACAATGAAATATGCCGTTGAAGTAAATAATCAGACAGTTGCTCAACCACCAAAATCCAGTGCTAGAGCAAAATTTTGGTCCTCAACAACTATCATTTGCGCCACTATACAGTATACAGGCAAAGACTGATAAACACCAGTTACACTACAGAATTGATGAAGACAAGCAAACTATCACACGCTTTTAAACTCTAATTTCTGAATTAACTTCGTGCACAGATTGCTTTCAACCCACAACCAAAATGAGCCAATGTAAAAGTTCATTCCTCTGTATCAAGTAGGTTCCTATATTCTTGTTCTTGTCAAATCAGATTTACACAACCTCAAATCATCGTTTCGTACCACGAGTACTTGCCATCCCCTATCCCCAACTTCACATGATCCTCTCAGCAATTTTCTCTCCTCACAAATCACAATACGTAATCTTTACAAAAACAACACATTCAAGCACACTATGTAATTTGTCCCAAAAAAAAAAACATTCTGCAATTCATTAACAAATCTTAAACTCAACACCCATTCCCAATAACTACAATTCTCACTAAAGATTTCTTCATTCAACGAAGAATGGAAATATTGAAGTTCCTCAAATTCCATCTATATCATAAATTTCAAGCACATAAGCAGCGAACCATTCAAATGCTCCGTTTTTATAGAGGTATAATCTAGGGTTTTCATGCCATTTCCTTTTTCTTTTATGCAGAGAACAATTGTAAGAGAATGAGAAGAGCTTACTGAGCGATTCAAAGAATCTGAGCGAGAGGAGAAGCTCCGGTGGTGCGGTTGGTTTTCTTTTTCTGCTATCAAGATTTTAGAAGACGCTAAATTTGTAGGCAGCAGGTTCCAGTTTCGCCACGAGCCACAAGTCCTCTCAAGTCTGCACACATGCGAGGCGTGTATGTGGGAAGTAAATCACCTGTACCCAATTTGCCCCCAAATATGTGTGGAAGTCCACTTAGAGCATCTCCAACAGCTTCTCCAAATTCTTAAAATTCTCCAAGTTAGAGAAGATTTTGGGTGTTTTGCTTCAACAGATTCCCTAAAACTTTCTCCAAAATGGGGAATGTGATGAAAGAGAAACCCAAAT from Fragaria vesca subsp. vesca linkage group LG3, FraVesHawaii_1.0, whole genome shotgun sequence harbors:
- the LOC101292496 gene encoding histidine-containing phosphotransfer protein 3-like, encoding MAGEDLNQKLNELISSLQKKGILDDYFDQVKGLQDEKSPQFVKNTITTYLCGAEDTIAELTETLSELAVNYQRVNYLADKLKGSSMCVGGSQMADVCAELCDASEANHREACKELCGVVKREYSTLKDSLNKIVKLEQAIYDERTKETNE
- the LOC101304459 gene encoding NEDD8 ultimate buster 1-like: MAKVKVAGAWVGVLEVELDKWNVSMLRQEVAKRSNSDPNLINLICAGRVLKDGDGSENLTQVGMKSNSKVLASRVSAQEGKSLGEELMAESERSRRLARIKAAATAMAKRHADGSLPVENFNIELEDQSGKKVKMGTETDQQAIMMGLMLHTDAKKLIKEQNYKDALEVLSMGEEAFSLCDPSVIELVDNPSILQIDMVWCYFMLKDINCLSVAGLRLEKAREGLERAYGKNASRMRLLQAGRYPERALHLRLELLEGVVAYHSGQVDLSRKVLISAQEKFRLLQVSDESLSLVMSMGFKELDAKRALRMSNQDVSSAVDFLVEQKAKRDQQREDDIRREQEIMEQRTYGVTPLKKAVDLERLNELVSTGFEKELAAEALRRNENDSEKALLDLTNPEANSTIQEQLASRKRKRQRRAVDASVEALVGMGFERSLVNEALQAGGTMEEVIRSLLSGQALNPTNGVTQSEAISTASADNNGQTDAASDIANSLTSMLENQNGQAGGSRHASEPGGSSRASERDSEMENELAEELAQQDALSDYDLEVTKEGEAIGEYLALLDSAQ
- the LOC101304750 gene encoding NEDD8-specific protease 1-like, with product MAKSNPDEKILSYNDVVLRRSDLDILSGPYFLNDRIIEFYFSHLSSCSEEILLIPPSITFWMMNCPAESLKDFLDPLHLPDKKVVIFPVNDNDDVSEAEGGSHWSLLAFERSMNTFYHHDSSRGGLSKRPAKRLYNAVKKFMSVSSSATDPVYKECTDSPHQVNGYDCGMYVLAIARIICSWYGSKDKDGHNMWFSAVKEQVTPSAIAAMRGEILGLIRGLMPKSEL